A window of Onychostoma macrolepis isolate SWU-2019 chromosome 01, ASM1243209v1, whole genome shotgun sequence contains these coding sequences:
- the timm10 gene encoding mitochondrial import inner membrane translocase subunit Tim10 isoform X1 has protein sequence MPPLNTDSEKHKDVLPKPKKTKYTGIVKRGRGRPPRSKTTAVAHLCNSAEKLPTSGQDDCEVEKTKKDREIEQGNKQEPNTQQEKDSTEMEEADVNSSFAQTTLDSHLKYAGQAKGPSIIDKIFHQTLPSFESLTCRSSLNTDQPLTSSLRDTSFSLQKCQGWKSEDKNSKLMMNSSEVMSKGICGKKKAETSVLINENEDMEVSDKQVGSLLSCGDMLDNVKCSVKDGETATEENSSGQASVLQNSDSHNEMGKDIQDQISVPLTVEEDVMKDIMMPADDIDGHAKSPTEKDRDVSTNEPIVMEGIQINFSTNPDSTQAEHLRDEQMCSFQATSDMDKDIQAAHGVNTQDVSCVADCLEKEEDLGRNKEVRMIEETMEGEETEVLGPNELVPSSDDRCWEITNGWEDNDEMNEEGDQYSAGKIEEQTLLEEDELSEGHIASAGIADDASNGALTLRNTEEIISRDAPSVQTEVWLQSNYQSPRVCSENISAVTSNSESGDEEDVEVDVVDGSVDDPLGLLASRQFVTLAIECLMEQEEELDATEEEENDQCMPQEMCSTSLQGGRTFKGGSCVSGPLCRQILGLA, from the exons ATGCCTCCATTGAACACTGACAGTGAAAAACATAAAGATGTTTTACCTAaaccaaaaaaaactaaatacacTGGTATTGTAAAACGTGGTCGTGGTAGACCCCCTAGATCCAAAACCACTGCTGTTGCTCATTTGTGCAACAGTGCAGAGAAATTGCCCACTTCAGGACAAGATGATTGTGAAGTGGAAAAAACTAAGAAAGACCGTGAGATTGAGCAGGGTAATAAGCAAGAACCAAATACACAGCAGGAGAAAGACTCAACAGAAATGGAAGAAGCAGATGTTAACAGCAGTTTTGCACAGACAACGCTGGATTCTCACTTAAAATATGCTGGTCAGGCAAAGGGACCAAGTATCATTGATAAAATTTTCCATCAGACTCTTCCAAGTTTTGAAAGTCTCACTTGTAGAAGTTCTCTGAATACTGATCAGCCGCTAACATCGAGCCTGCGAGACACGTCTTTTAGCCTTCAAAAATGCCAAGGATGGAAAAGTGAAGACAAGAATAGTAAATTAATGATGAATAGCAGTGAAGTGATGTCTAAGGGCATTTGTGGTAAGAAAAAAGCAGAGACGTCTGTGCTGATAAATGAGAATGAAGACATGGAGGTATCTGACAAGCAAGTAGGGTCACTGTTGTCTTGTGGAGACATGCTAGATAATGTGAAATGTTCGGTTAAAGATGGAGAAACTGCCACTGAGGAGAACTCTAGTGGACAAGCCAGTGTGTTACAGAATAGTGATTCCCACAATGAGATGGGAAAAGACATTCAGGACCAGATTTCTGTGCCGTTAACAGTGGAGGAGGACGTAATGAAGGATATTATGATGCCAGCTGATGATATTGATGGTCATGCCAAGTCGCCCACAGAGAAAGACCGTGATGTTTCTACCAATGAACCGATAGTGATGGAGGGAATACAAATTAATTTCAGTACGAATCCTGATAGTACACAAGCAGAACATCTCCGAGATGAACAAATGTGTTCATTTCAGGCAACATCAGACATGGACAAAGACATTCAGGCAGCACATGGTGTTAATACCCAGGATGTTAGCTGTGTGGCTGATTGTTTGGAGAAAGAGGAGGATTTAGGTAGGAACAAAGAGGTTCGGATGATTGAAGAAACTATGGAGGGAGAAGAAACTGAAGTCCTGGGGCCAAATGAGCTTGTGCCTTCTTCAGATGATAGGTGTTGGGAAATCACCAATGGATGGGAGGATAATGATGAAATGAATGAGGAGGGGGACCAGTACAGTGCTGGGAAGATTGAGGAACAGACCCTACTGGAGGAAGATGAATTGAGTGAAGGACACATTGCGAGTGCTGGGATTGCAGATGATGCATCAAACGGAG CTCTGACACTGAGAAACACAGAAGAAATAATAAGCAGAGATGCTCCTTCTGTCCAGACTGAAGTATGGCTTCAGTCAAACTATCAAAGCCCCAGAGTGTGCAGCGAGAATATCTCAGCGGTGACGTCCAATTCAGAATCAGGAGATGAAGAAGATGTTGAAGTAGATGTTGTCGATGGGTCTGTAGATGATCCTTTGGGGCTTTTGGCATCTAGACAGTTTGTCACACTGGCTATTGAGTGTCTAATGGAGCAAGAGGAGGAGTTGGATGCCACTGAAGAAGAGGAG AATGACCAATGCATGCCACAGGAAATGTGTTCCACCTCATTACAAGGAGGCAGAACTTTCAAAGGGGGAAGCTGTGTGTCTGGACCGCTGTGTCGCCAAATACTTGGACTTGCATGA
- the cryba1l2 gene encoding crystallin, beta A1, like 2: protein MNRVTKTQTNPSTPGLDMAPCFKVTVFEQEHFQGKCQELTSECRNIQERGFDNIRSIRVESGAWVGYEHHDFQGQQFVLEKGEYPHWDAYSGSLGYHVERMMSLRPICSADHQSSHMVIYEKENFLGRNVELCDDYPSLQAMGWCDKQVGSMHVQCGAFVCYEYPGYRGQQYVMECDRHSGDYQHWRDWGSHCQTPQIQSIRRIQQ from the exons ATGAACAGAGTTACTAAGACCCAAACAAACCCATCAACGCCTGGGCTAGACATGGCTCCTTGCTTTAAG GTGACCGTGTTCGAGCAGGAGCATTTCCAAGGCAAATGTCAGGAGCTCACCTCAGAGTGCCGCAACATCCAGGAGCGTGGGTTTGACAACATCCGCTCTATCCGTGTGGAGAGCGGCGC CTGGGTGGGATACGAGCACCATGACTTCCAGGGACAGCAGTTTGTCCTGGAAAAAGGAGAATATCCTCATTGGGATGCCTACAGCGGCAGTCTGGGCTACCATGTGGAGAGGATGATGTCGCTGCGCCCCATCTGCAGcgct GACCACCAGAGCAGTCACATGGTCATCTATGAGAAGGAGAACTTCCTGGGCCGCAATGTAGAGCTGTGTGACGATTACCCATCTCTGCAGGCCATGGGCTGGTGCGACAAGCAAGTGGGCTCCATGCATGTGCAGTGTGGCGC TTTTGTGTGTTACGAGTACCCTGGCTATCGAGGACAGCAGTACGTTATGGAGTGTGACAGGCACAGCGGAGACTACCAGCACTGGAGGGACTGGGGCTCCCACTGCCAGACCCCTCAGATCCAGTCCATCCGCAGAATCCAGCAGTAA
- the timm10 gene encoding mitochondrial import inner membrane translocase subunit Tim10 isoform X2, translated as MDPMKAQQLAAELEVEMMADMYNRMTNACHRKCVPPHYKEAELSKGEAVCLDRCVAKYLDLHERLGRKLTELSVQDEEVMRKAAAGTG; from the exons ATGGACCCCATGAAAGCGCAGCAGCTCGCCGCGGAGCTGGAGGTTGAAATGATGGCTGACATGTATAACCG AATGACCAATGCATGCCACAGGAAATGTGTTCCACCTCATTACAAGGAGGCAGAACTTTCAAAGGGGGAAGCTGTGTGTCTGGACCGCTGTGTCGCCAAATACTTGGACTTGCATGAGAGACTTGGTCGGAAGCTCACTGAGCTCTCTGTTCAGGATGAGGAGGTGATGAGGAAGGCCGCTGCGGGCACTGGATAG
- the LOC131548065 gene encoding uncharacterized protein LOC131548065 — protein MWQYQHPDFAIFLLGELQQQQQGSIFCDTLLQTDGVCIPAHSCVLAALSPVLSRVLSTSPAPQAGQNRLLSLEAVGSHALLKLVKFLYTGEMEIKSQSEHEEVMAAAFRLGLKNLLEQKRVCVKRGVEDVVRCWREIGVQTEDVNSQESEIVSEPLRIQSSTLPVQACGLSEADLSSLSLLDEASPTAGFNRTGNAAVPSLADVTESSVINHNKTKAKKRWKMAKRESQLKKLTRQQINVSGKNFQKLLEADNRQKSATAEQKEAKLDQLKVRIKLRRSGACWESNLLVSVQGESEKNPEEMKECGLQTQSCPPSVLPGQSLVTLTPPTDLPISPSNSSTHASSDKCLHTPHHVSVSSPLEIPILPSSPPQADESDEHIAKMLDDMLMDLNILPLMPIDRNLDEQEQLGPLQDPKGQQRAAEASAQGACLYMQSCEPEMKGSDVSKTAVPVGSPGQRDEDHSGVHNQSRSNTFVTPSPGQDDLNKDKNLAGGARNSTPSLVEDLFLTPNATGVLANPSPAAGEMLSLGMTSILDNRPEFKLLRCLSPLQSDKGDSDVPTQEPPHRQDLEMQNLPLWLSESPLKLDFPLSLMIDSSYPHSQPDLIACQNRSCPDLAEKQELKTSFLQDDLMSGSSSNTIQHDVKDACELPKQRKREDVGLQLESQK, from the exons ATGTGGCAGTATCAGCATCCTGATTTTGCAATATTCCTGCTTGGTGAacttcagcagcagcagcagggaAGCATCTTCTGTGACACACTTCTGCAGACAGACG GTGTTTGTATTCCTGCTCACAGTTGTGTGTTAGCTGCTCTAAGCCCAGTCCTGTCAAGAGTCCTTTCCACTTCCCCTGCTCCACAGGCAGGGCAGAACAGGCTTCTGAGCCTCGAGGCTGTAGGATCTCATGCCTTACTAAAGCTAGTTAAGTTCCTGTACACGGGGGAAATGGAGATCAAGAGTCAGAGCGAACATGAGGAGGTAATGGCTGCTGCCTTCAGACTCGGACTTAAAAACCTTTTGGAACAAAAGAGAGTGTGCGTGAAAAGAGGAGTTGAGGATGTTGTGAGATGTTGGAGAGAGATTGGTGTACAGACAGAAGATGTGAATAGCCAGGAAAGTGAAATCGTGTCTGAGCCATTAAGGATACAGAGCAGTACTCTTCCAGTGCAAGCTTGTGGCTTATCGGAAGCTGATTTGTCCTCATTGTCATTACTTGATGAAGCTAGTCCAACTGCAGGTTTTAATCGGACCGGTAATGCTGCTGTTCCTTCCCTCGCTGACGTGACAGAATCATCtgtaataaatcataataaaacaaaGGCTAAGAAGAGGTGGAAAATGGCAAAGAGAgaaagccaattaaaaaaattaactcgGCAACAAATTAATGTTTCAGGCAAAAACTTTCAGAAACTTTTAGAGGCAGATAACAGACAAAAAAGTGCTACTGCTGAACAAAAGGAGGCCAAATTGGACCAGCTTAAAGTTAGGATAAAACTGAGGAGGAGCGGAGCTTGCTGGGAGAGCAACCTCCTTGTTTCTGTCCAAGGTGAGAGCGAGAAGAACCCAGAAGAAATGAAAGAGTGTGGACTTCAAACTCAG AGCTGCCCACCTAGTGTACTTCCTGGTCAAAGTCTTGTAACTCTCACCCCACCGACGGATCTGCCTATTTCACCCTCCAATTCTTCCACACACGCCTCTTCAGATAAATGTCTTCATACTCCACACCATGTTTCTGTCTCTTCCCCTTTGGAAATACCAATTTTACCTTCAAGCCCTCCCCAAGCAGATGAATCTGATGAACATATTGCAAAGATGTTGGATGATATGTTGATGGATTTAAACATCCTGCCATTGATGCCAATAGACAGAAATCTGGATGAGCAAGAGCAGCTAGGTCCTCTTCAGGATCCAAAAGGTCAGCAGAGGGCTGCTGAGGCCTCTGCTCAAGGTGCTTGTCTTTATATGCAAAGCTGTGAGCCAGAGATGAAGGGATCTGATGTTAGCAAAACAGCAGTACCAGTTGGGTCGCCAGGACAAAGAGATGAAG ACCACTCAGGCGTTCATAATCAGTCAAGATCCAATACGTTCGTGACTCCGTCTCCTGGACAGGACGACTTGAACAAAGATAAGAATCTGGCAGGTGGGGCAAGAAACTCCACTCCCTCCCTGGTAGAAGATTTGTTTTTAACCCCAAACGCCACAGGTGTCCTAGCTAACCCTTCTCCAGCTGCAGGTGAAATGCTAAGCCTTGGTATGACCAGCATACTGGACAACAGGCCAGAATTCAAACTACTACGATGCCTTTCCCCCCTTCaatcagataagggagacagtGATGTTCCTACTCAAGAACCACCACACAGACAGGACCTAGAAATGCAAAACCTTCCCTTGTGGCTTTCTGAGTCACCACTGAAATTGGACTTCCCTCTAAGCCTAATGATTGATTCCTCCTACCCACATTCACAGCCTGACCTCATCGCCTGCCAAAATCGATCGTGCCCTGACCTTGCAGAAAAGCAAGAATTGAAGACTTCCTTTTTACAAGATGATTTAATGAGTGGGAGTAGTTCAAACACCATTCAGCATGATGTGAAAGATGCTTGTGAGCTCCCAAAGCAGAGAAAACGAGAAGACGTAGGCTTGCAACTCGAAAGTCAGAAGTGA
- the unc93b1 gene encoding protein unc-93 homolog B1, translating into MAAVITEDNVYSEAEVKGAPPADGPDQVQPAAEPNIQGQVEEFLGPHPDYDEEEEERKYYRRKRLGVVKNVVGASCGGMIIYSVYMGLLQMQLILHYDETYREVKYGTLGLEDIDNKMLMGINVTPIVGLLYTPVLIRFLGTKWMMFLASGIYALFVSTNYWERYYTLVPSAVAIGVVIVPLWASLGNYITRMAQQYYEYVNYKDEHVQEQKKPPKGAFHSYIIIFQSVFYIIFHLSFVFAEFPMVLFLNKYLNDYKHTLFKVTQCGASGKGVIENLNKTVLLSLPRSLLLIEVESVLMGAAFLAMLIFLVLCGAAYRPTEEIDLRSIGWGNIFQLPFKHLRDYRLRLLCPFFVYSGFEALFAIQGLILSYGVCAVGMEKLWLLVMVYGLSSSICSGLALTLLRLPRPVILLVGAFVHFVLIITLMCWSPQPREPSYLPYLLVLTALWGLGTALNKTGLSTLLGMLYEDKERLDFVYTIYHWWQAIAIFIVYLWSALPMRAKLGLLLLALIVACFCYVQMERRLAKKIPFRLPRIPRPRHKVKGYRYLEEENSDESDTDFSDADADANDDEKDEDERGLVEEDRNTDNDSQGSPGPERSGVRDRRKKQDNAAYEQAGEREDYVQHTRD; encoded by the exons ATGGCAGCAGTGATCACCGAGGATAACGTGTACAGCGAGGCTGAGGTGAAGGGCGCGCCGCCTGCTGATGGACCGGATCAAGTGCAGCCCGCTGCTGAGCCAAACATACAGGGACAG GTGGAGGAGTTTCTCGGCCCACATCCTGACtatgatgaggaggaggaggagcgcAAGTACTACAGACGAAAGAGGCTGGGTGTAGTGAAGAACGTGGTGGGGGCCAGTTGCGGAGGAATGATCATCTACAGTGTTTACATGG GTCTGTTACAGATGCAGTTAATTCTGCACTACGATGAGACGTATAGAGAGGTCAAGTATGGCACCTTGGGGCTGGAGGATATCGACAACAAAATGCTGATGGGCATCAACGTTACACCTATTGTCGGCCTGCTCTACACGCCGGTGCTCATTAG ATTTCTTGGCACTAAGTGGATGATGTTCCTGGCATCAGGCATCTATGCTCTCTTTGTTTCAACCAATTACTGGGAGCGATATTACACTCTTGTACCGTCAGCTGTGGCCATCGGTGTTGTCATTGTTCCTCTTTGGGCGTCACTGGGAAACTACATCACCAG AATGGCCCAGCAGTATTATGAGTATGTGAACTATAAGGACGAACATGTCCAGGAGCAGAAGAAGCCCCCCAAAGGAGCCTTCCATTCTTACATCATCATTTTCCAGTCCGTCTTCTACATCATTTTCCAT CTGAGTTTCGTCTTTGCCGAGTTCCCCATGGTGCTGTTCCTCAATAAATATCTGAATGATTACAAACACACTCTCTTCAAAGTCACACAGTGTG GAGCCTCCGGGAAAGGGGTGATAGAGAATTTAAACAAGACAGTTTTGCTCAGCTTGCCTCGCTCTCTGCTGCTTATCGAGGTGGAGAGTGTGCTCATGGGAGCAGCCTTCCTCGCCATGCTTATC TTCCTGGTGTTGTGTGGAGCTGCATATCGGCCCACTGAGGAGATTGACCTCCGCAGCATCGGCTGGGGGAACATCTTCCAGCTGCCCTTCAAGCACTTACGAGACTACCGACTCCGTCTGCTCTGTCCGTTCTTCGTCTACTCTGGCTTTGAAGCACTCTTCGCCATCCAGGGACTCATACTG TCATATGGAGTGTGTGCAGTAGGGATGGAGAAGCTGTGGTTGTTAGTTATGGTGTATGGTTTGTCATCCTCCATCTGTTCGGGCCTGGCCCTGACGCTGCTGCGCTTGCCCAGGCCAGTTATTCTTCTGGTGGGCGCCTTCGTGCACTTTGTGCTAATTATAACCCTTATGTGCTGGTCACCCCAACCACGAGAGCCTAGCTATCTTCCGTATCTGTTGGTGCTCACTGCCCTTTGGGGTCTGGGCACTGCGCTCAACAAGACTGGACTGAGCA CTCTGCTGGGGATGCTGTATGAAGACAAGGAGCGACTAGACTTTGTTTATACCATCTACCACTGGTGGCAGGCCATTGCAATCTTCATCGTCTATCTTTGGTCTGCATTGCCTATGCGG GCGAAGCTTGGACTCCTCCTCCTGGCTCTCATAGTGGCATGTTTCTGCTACGTGCAGATGGAGCGTCGCCTGGCGAAGAAAATTCCGTTCAGGTTGCCCAGGATTCCCCGTCCACGACACAAG GTCAAAGGTTACCGATACCTTGAGGAAGAAAATTCTGATGAATCCGACACAGACTTTAGTGATGCTGATGCTGATGCTAATGATGATGAGAAAGATGAGGATGAGAGAGGGTTGGTTGAGGAGGACAGAAATACAGACAACGATTCCCAGGGTTCACCGGGACCGGAGAGGAGCGGGGTTAGGGACCGCAGGAAGAAACAAGACAACGCTGCCTACGAACAggcgggagagagagaggactaTGTCCAACACACAAGGGACTAG